GAGAGCTCGATATTCGTGAAGCCGAGCTCGAGGATCTCATCGATCATCGATTCGCCCTCGTGATGGCGCGAGTTGTTCCAGCAGGTGGAGAAGGAAAGCATGCTAGGGAATCTGGAGAGAGTTGTTCGGAGGGATGTCAGCCGATCTGGCGCTTGATGGAATCCAGCAGCCCTTGGCAGGCATCCTCCACCAGATCGGCCACTTCTTCAAAGCCCCGCTGGCCGCCATAGTAGGGATCCGGGACGTGGCTGGCTTCCTTTTCAACGCAGTATTCGACCAGCAGGCGGATTTTTCCCCGATACGTCCCCGCACGGTCGAGGCGGCGGAGGTCCTTGAGATTGTCCTCATCGGCGGCCAGCACGAGATCGAAGTCCCGCAAATCTTCCGACGTCACCTGACGCGAGCGACCGGTGATCTCGTAGCCCCGGCGGCGCAGCGTGTCAGCCATGCGCGGGTCAGGGCCCTTGCCCGCATGGTAACCGATGGTGCCCGCGGAATCGATGTGGATGGCGTCAGTCAGCCCTTCTTCGTCCACCTGTTTCCGGAAGACGATCTCGGCAGCCGGGGAACGGCAGATGTTCCCCATACAGACGAAGAGGACGCGGAAGGGCTTGCGGTCGGCGGGCATTGGCGGTCGGGGTTCCGGTCATGGTCAGGATTCCCGGGCGAGCGGCAATGGCAAAATCCGCCGCTTGGGATCGGGCGCGCATCGGATATCGTGGAGTCGGAAAAACTCCCGTGGTTTGTAGCGGTCGAAGGCTTATAGGGGAGATGAGTTTGTTCTTGTTGCGATGTTGAAGAATTGGTCCAAGACCGATGCCGTATCGCTGCCAAACCGCTTCTCATGATTTCTTCTTCCCCCCTTCGAGCCACATTTCTTTTCCACGGCCTGGTAATGCTCTCGGTGGCCCTTTTGCAAGGAGCGGAAGCATCCGCTTCCATCGTGAGGTTCGTGGACCCGCATCCGACTGCAGGGAACGAGTTCGGAGCTTCGGTGGTGTTGCTGAGCACGGGCAATGTCGTGGTCACTGCTCCCTCTTCGAGTTACAACGGATACCGATCCGGCTCGGTTTATCTCTTCAACGGGAAGACCGGAGCGCTCATCAGTGAGTTGCATGGTTCCTCCTATCAGGACCGAATTGGTTCGGATGGGGTGACGAAGGTCGGCGACGGCAATTTTGTGATCCGGAGCCAGGATTGGGACAATGGATCGGTCGTGAATGCAGGTGCTGTCACCTGGGGCAGCGGCGTCAGCGGGGTTAGTGGCGTGGTCAGCGCGTCGAATAGCCTGGTGGGCAGTTCGCTCTCCGATCGGGTGAGCAACGGTGGACTGACCGTGCTCGCGAACGGAAATTACGTGGTTAGAAGTTCAGCCTGGAAGGGAGGGGCGGGTGCCGTCACCTGGGGCAGCGGCGCTACTGGGGTGAGCGGGGTGGTCGGGCCTGAGATTAGCCTTGTCGGTAGCAAATCGAATGACGGGGTCGGAGTGGTCACCGAGCTGGCAAACGGCAATTATGTCGTCACGAGCCCGGCTTGGGACAATGGTCTCCTCACCGATGTGGGTGCCGTGACATTGTGCTCAGGCTCTGCGGGTCTGGCGGGCGTGGTCAGCAGCGCGAACAGCCTGGTCGGCAGCAAAGCTGGCGATAAGGTTGGAACAGAAGTGCTCCCTCTTCCGGGCGGGCACTTTGTGGTACGCAGCCCCGACTGGGATCGCGATACGGTGATTGATGCAGGGGCGGTGACCTGGGTGCATGGAACCGAAGGGCTGACCGGCACTATCACGATG
This genomic window from Luteolibacter flavescens contains:
- a CDS encoding low molecular weight protein-tyrosine-phosphatase, producing the protein MPADRKPFRVLFVCMGNICRSPAAEIVFRKQVDEEGLTDAIHIDSAGTIGYHAGKGPDPRMADTLRRRGYEITGRSRQVTSEDLRDFDLVLAADEDNLKDLRRLDRAGTYRGKIRLLVEYCVEKEASHVPDPYYGGQRGFEEVADLVEDACQGLLDSIKRQIG